One Falsihalocynthiibacter arcticus DNA segment encodes these proteins:
- a CDS encoding ABC transporter permease has protein sequence MSDTANSVPARERRQKRTINPVWFLLGVLIIAIIVMNPSFVQPPGYMNFLKRAAPLAILAAGQVYVIVSGGFDLSVGAIISLVVVGASMLTNNDPATTYWVIPLMLALGTSIGAINGMVVCFLRVPSLIATLGMMITLNGLTFMWSGGAPRGYLPDTFRFFGRELIRDVPFVRFIPVSVIVLIVVGGLLAWGMHRTNLGRLIHAIGDNPHAARLGGVAVNRVRITAFMISGLSAAIVGILLGGFAGVSTDVGTGYELQAITAAVLGGAQLLGGRGSVPAAIGGALALTAIFTLLNFLGLPQPVRQVVQGAILIAAVALAMHRRERTGT, from the coding sequence ATGAGTGACACTGCAAATTCCGTCCCTGCAAGAGAGCGTCGCCAAAAGCGGACCATCAACCCTGTCTGGTTTTTGCTGGGCGTTCTGATCATTGCGATCATCGTTATGAATCCAAGTTTTGTGCAGCCCCCAGGTTACATGAACTTCCTGAAACGTGCTGCGCCTCTGGCAATTTTAGCGGCGGGGCAGGTCTATGTGATTGTCTCGGGTGGCTTCGATCTATCGGTGGGAGCGATCATCAGTTTGGTTGTAGTGGGTGCATCAATGCTAACCAACAACGATCCTGCCACGACCTATTGGGTCATCCCTTTGATGTTGGCTTTGGGCACGAGCATCGGTGCGATCAACGGCATGGTGGTTTGCTTTTTGCGGGTGCCATCGTTGATCGCGACGCTGGGCATGATGATCACGCTGAACGGCTTAACGTTCATGTGGTCGGGCGGCGCGCCGCGTGGTTATTTGCCCGATACGTTCCGCTTCTTCGGGCGCGAATTGATCCGTGATGTTCCGTTTGTGCGGTTCATTCCTGTGTCGGTGATTGTCCTGATTGTCGTGGGCGGATTGCTCGCGTGGGGAATGCACCGCACCAATCTGGGCCGGCTTATTCATGCGATTGGTGACAACCCTCATGCGGCCCGTTTGGGCGGTGTGGCGGTGAACCGCGTGCGCATAACCGCGTTTATGATCTCGGGCCTGTCGGCCGCCATCGTAGGTATCCTGCTTGGCGGATTTGCGGGCGTTTCCACAGATGTAGGCACCGGTTACGAGCTACAAGCGATCACGGCGGCCGTTTTAGGTGGCGCGCAATTACTGGGCGGGCGTGGGTCAGTGCCTGCCGCAATCGGCGGCGCTTTGGCGCTGACCGCAATCTTTACGCTTTTGAACTTCCTCGGCCTGCCACAACCCGTCCGGCAGGTGGTGCAAGGCGCGATTCTTATCGCAGCCGTTGCCTTGGCAATGCACCGAAGGGAACGGACGGGAACGTAA
- a CDS encoding substrate-binding domain-containing protein translates to MKHVMMTTTAVAALALSLTSAAAQNFNDPAEFAKQLEQLGATANGPADQPWMQYIGDGMVENAGLSTDAPATVCFSNAGVNNPWRVVGYTNMLEELKDQASIGEFIHVDAEGSDDKQIADINDLLAGGDCDVMIVSPNTTAALTPAVEKACEAMPVIVFDRGVNTSCPVTFVHPVGGYGFGIQGANFIKDNVDEGANVLMLRILPGVDVLETRYSGGRKVLDDAGLNVVGVEFTDGDNAKTKSIVEDYLMRDQIDAVWMDAGATAVAAIEAFEDSGYDLPVFVGEDQQDFLLKWQTEGMTAIAPTYPTYQWRTAIIAAARVIEGEAVPGPEWVLPQPTITQETLADFANPDMPPLHYAMCGCDGMANYPQAWGAK, encoded by the coding sequence ATGAAACATGTCATGATGACCACAACCGCAGTCGCCGCTTTGGCGTTAAGTCTGACGTCTGCAGCAGCGCAAAACTTCAACGATCCTGCGGAGTTTGCTAAGCAACTCGAGCAGCTTGGAGCAACTGCAAACGGGCCTGCGGATCAGCCTTGGATGCAATATATCGGCGACGGTATGGTCGAAAATGCGGGCTTGAGCACGGATGCACCAGCGACGGTTTGCTTTTCGAATGCTGGCGTGAACAACCCATGGCGCGTTGTTGGCTACACCAATATGCTTGAAGAACTGAAGGACCAAGCGTCGATTGGCGAGTTTATTCACGTAGACGCAGAAGGCTCTGACGACAAGCAAATCGCAGACATTAACGACCTGTTGGCGGGCGGCGATTGCGATGTGATGATCGTATCACCAAACACAACCGCCGCTTTGACGCCAGCGGTTGAGAAGGCTTGCGAAGCGATGCCCGTCATCGTGTTTGACCGCGGCGTGAACACAAGTTGCCCAGTTACGTTTGTGCATCCAGTTGGCGGCTACGGCTTCGGTATTCAGGGCGCGAACTTCATCAAGGACAACGTGGACGAGGGCGCAAACGTGTTGATGCTGCGCATCTTGCCGGGCGTTGACGTGCTGGAAACCCGCTATTCTGGTGGCCGCAAAGTGCTGGACGATGCAGGTCTGAACGTGGTCGGCGTTGAATTCACTGACGGCGATAATGCGAAAACTAAGTCCATTGTCGAGGACTATCTGATGCGCGATCAAATCGACGCGGTCTGGATGGACGCGGGTGCGACGGCTGTTGCCGCGATCGAAGCGTTTGAGGATTCTGGCTATGATTTGCCAGTGTTCGTTGGTGAAGATCAGCAAGATTTCCTGCTGAAATGGCAAACCGAAGGCATGACCGCAATCGCACCGACCTACCCGACATACCAGTGGCGCACAGCGATTATCGCAGCGGCGCGGGTCATCGAGGGCGAGGCGGTTCCGGGTCCAGAGTGGGTCCTGCCACAGCCAACCATCACGCAAGAGACCTTGGCTGATTTCGCAAACCCAGACATGCCACCACTGCACTATGCGATGTGTGGATGCGACGGCATGGCGAACTACCCACAAGCTTGGGGCGCCAAGTAA
- a CDS encoding alpha/beta hydrolase, whose protein sequence is MSLSFERMAYGKGPRQFVEISGRPSREEILPVFIHGGYWRALEAESHRFVLPALHARTGAVANLEYRLLPHVSLPEIVADVAAGLRLISNHFGCRVAVIGHSAGGHLAVMSARQLPDTVVAAVAISGFFDLTPLAWSFLREEVGLTSADLNDQSPQEIWVGHTARQVLLAVGQNETPEFHRQAQMFASSHGATFVEIPATHHMTVLDDLAKENGTLIPEINALIDSLNPE, encoded by the coding sequence GTGTCCCTTTCGTTCGAGCGAATGGCCTATGGCAAAGGTCCCCGCCAGTTCGTCGAAATAAGCGGGCGGCCCAGCCGCGAGGAAATTTTACCTGTCTTTATTCACGGCGGTTACTGGCGCGCTTTGGAGGCGGAAAGCCACCGGTTTGTGCTGCCAGCCTTGCATGCGCGGACCGGGGCTGTTGCCAATCTTGAATACCGACTGCTTCCGCACGTTTCCCTGCCCGAAATTGTCGCGGATGTCGCGGCAGGGCTTCGGCTGATATCGAACCATTTCGGGTGTCGTGTTGCGGTGATCGGGCACTCCGCAGGTGGGCATTTGGCCGTGATGAGTGCGCGGCAATTGCCCGATACCGTCGTGGCAGCTGTTGCGATCAGCGGTTTTTTCGATCTGACGCCCTTGGCATGGTCGTTTCTGCGAGAGGAAGTCGGTTTGACGTCCGCCGATTTGAATGACCAAAGCCCGCAAGAGATTTGGGTGGGGCATACAGCACGCCAAGTTTTGCTTGCCGTAGGTCAAAACGAAACGCCGGAGTTCCACCGCCAAGCACAGATGTTTGCCAGTAGTCATGGTGCAACGTTTGTCGAAATTCCGGCTACTCACCACATGACCGTTCTGGACGACCTCGCAAAAGAAAACGGCACTCTCATTCCAGAAATAAATGCGCTTATTGACAGCCTGAACCCAGAATAA
- the istA gene encoding IS21 family transposase produces MYSVDIYNRVRRACLKDGMSTREAARYFNKDRKTIAKMLRHELPPGYRRSEAPRRPTLDDYVGVIDNILRTDKALIKKQRHTAKRIFERLRDEHGYAGSLTTVTYYVREQKRRTKEVFVPLSHRPGHAQVDFGETLGVIGGVECKIHFFVMSLPHSDAVFVKGYPAETTEAFCDGHVSAFAFFDGIPQSILYDNTKIAVARILGDRTRIRTRRFTELQSHYLFDDKFGRPARGNDKGNVEGMVGYTRRNFMVPAPRCDSFDDLNAHLEAKCLARQDDTLRGHTQTIGQRLVSDFDALMGLPVAEYEACDHVNTRATSISMVRYRSNDYSVPVAYAHHDVHVRGFVHEVIIGCGNEIVARHKRSYLSADMIFDPLHFLPLIEQKVGALDQAAPLQGWNLPDAFATLHRLLEARMGKPGKREYVQVLRLLETFEMDVVQGAIQHAIDLGAIGYDAVKHLVLCRIEKRPPRLDLDFYPYLPKANVGTTRPSSYMSLLGATA; encoded by the coding sequence ATGTATTCTGTGGATATTTATAATCGTGTGCGCCGTGCTTGTTTGAAGGACGGGATGTCTACTCGAGAAGCGGCGCGTTATTTCAACAAGGATCGCAAAACGATAGCCAAGATGTTGCGGCATGAGCTCCCTCCTGGTTATCGGCGTTCAGAAGCCCCGCGTCGCCCAACGCTTGATGATTATGTTGGTGTCATCGATAATATACTGCGTACAGATAAGGCCCTGATCAAAAAGCAGCGCCACACCGCCAAGCGTATTTTTGAGCGTTTGAGGGATGAACACGGGTACGCGGGAAGCTTGACGACAGTGACCTATTACGTTCGCGAACAAAAGCGACGCACTAAAGAGGTGTTTGTACCGTTGTCGCATCGGCCAGGCCACGCGCAGGTTGATTTTGGTGAGACACTTGGCGTGATTGGTGGCGTGGAATGCAAGATCCATTTTTTTGTAATGAGCTTACCGCATTCTGATGCGGTGTTCGTTAAGGGATACCCTGCCGAGACGACGGAAGCATTCTGCGATGGCCATGTGTCCGCCTTTGCGTTCTTTGATGGTATTCCGCAGTCCATTCTCTACGACAACACCAAGATCGCCGTTGCGCGGATACTCGGGGACAGAACGCGTATTCGCACACGTCGGTTCACTGAGCTGCAATCCCATTACCTGTTCGATGACAAGTTCGGGCGACCAGCGCGAGGAAACGATAAAGGCAACGTTGAGGGCATGGTTGGATATACGCGTCGCAACTTCATGGTCCCTGCGCCGCGTTGTGACAGCTTTGATGATTTGAACGCCCATCTGGAAGCGAAGTGTTTAGCACGTCAGGACGATACTTTGCGCGGCCACACCCAAACCATAGGTCAACGTTTGGTATCCGATTTTGATGCGCTGATGGGGTTGCCCGTGGCGGAATATGAAGCCTGCGACCATGTCAACACACGGGCCACTTCGATCTCGATGGTGCGCTATCGCAGCAATGACTACTCGGTGCCGGTGGCTTATGCACACCACGATGTTCATGTGCGTGGGTTTGTACATGAGGTTATCATCGGCTGCGGTAACGAGATCGTTGCACGGCACAAACGATCCTACCTATCCGCGGATATGATCTTTGACCCGCTCCACTTCCTGCCCTTGATTGAGCAGAAGGTGGGGGCTTTGGATCAGGCAGCCCCTTTGCAGGGCTGGAATCTACCGGATGCCTTCGCCACCCTGCACCGACTGCTCGAAGCCAGAATGGGCAAACCGGGCAAGCGAGAATACGTTCAAGTTCTGCGCCTTTTGGAAACATTCGAGATGGACGTTGTGCAAGGCGCAATCCAGCATGCCATTGATCTGGGCGCTATTGGCTATGATGCCGTAAAACACCTTGTGCTATGCCGTATTGAGAAGCGGCCACCGCGATTGGATTTGGACTTCTACCCGTATTTGCCTAAGGCCAATGTCGGCACGACACGCCCATCCAGTTACATGAGCCTGCTGGGAGCCACGGCATGA
- the istB gene encoding IS21-like element helper ATPase IstB, with translation MTDAPQILLHHHLKKLRLPTFQGEYAKQAQICAAENKDHIQYLARLCEMELIDRERRMIERRIKAAKFPSTKSLDSFDFKIMPSLNKPLTMDLARCDYVDRRENIIALGPSGTGKTHIALGLGLAACQRGLKVRFTTAAALVHDLIEAQDELRLQRMQKQLTSQNLLIIDELGFVPLSKSGAELLFEVISQCYERGSIIITSNLPFDEWTEVFGSERLTGALLDRLTHHVHILEMNGESYRLKHSRKNRQ, from the coding sequence ATGACAGATGCTCCCCAAATCCTTCTGCACCACCACCTCAAGAAGTTGCGCTTGCCAACGTTCCAAGGAGAGTACGCAAAACAAGCCCAAATCTGTGCTGCTGAGAATAAGGACCACATCCAATATCTGGCGCGTCTGTGCGAGATGGAGTTAATTGACCGCGAACGGCGGATGATCGAAAGGCGGATCAAAGCGGCGAAGTTCCCCAGCACCAAAAGCCTGGATAGTTTTGACTTCAAGATCATGCCCAGCTTGAACAAGCCACTGACGATGGACTTGGCTCGATGTGACTACGTGGATCGCAGAGAAAACATTATTGCCCTCGGCCCATCGGGAACGGGCAAGACCCACATAGCTTTAGGACTTGGATTAGCCGCGTGCCAAAGAGGGTTGAAAGTACGGTTCACGACGGCGGCAGCCTTGGTTCATGATCTGATAGAAGCCCAAGATGAGCTCCGATTGCAGCGCATGCAAAAGCAACTGACGAGCCAGAATCTGTTGATCATTGATGAATTAGGCTTCGTTCCTCTGAGTAAATCCGGCGCAGAATTGCTCTTTGAGGTGATCTCGCAGTGCTACGAACGTGGTTCCATCATCATAACCTCAAACCTGCCCTTTGATGAATGGACCGAAGTCTTTGGCTCAGAGCGGCTCACGGGAGCCTTGCTGGATCGTTTGACACATCACGTCCACATCCTTGAGATGAACGGCGAAAGCTATAGGCTCAAACACAGTCGTAAGAACCGCCAGTAG
- a CDS encoding phage terminase small subunit P27 family, with protein MRGRKPKPTALKLIQGNPGKRSINKSEPKPPATMPTCPSHLSPTAKAEWKRLARVLNDIGLLTIADRTVFAAYCQSYGRWVEAERKLQDSPTLLKMPSGYIQTSPWLTISNKQSELMLKYMAELGLTPSSRTRLSTGTPNEEMLKIAAIEERFFQ; from the coding sequence ATGAGAGGACGCAAACCCAAGCCCACTGCACTTAAGCTCATACAAGGTAACCCAGGAAAGAGGTCGATCAACAAAAGTGAGCCTAAGCCACCTGCAACAATGCCGACATGCCCTTCCCATCTTTCTCCAACAGCTAAAGCAGAATGGAAGCGTCTCGCTCGTGTTCTTAATGATATTGGATTGCTAACAATTGCGGATCGCACAGTCTTTGCAGCGTATTGTCAGTCATATGGACGTTGGGTGGAAGCAGAACGAAAACTGCAGGATTCTCCAACCCTTTTGAAAATGCCTTCTGGCTATATTCAAACATCCCCCTGGCTAACAATTTCCAACAAACAATCCGAACTGATGCTTAAATATATGGCCGAACTTGGGCTGACGCCGTCTTCAAGGACGCGACTATCAACCGGAACGCCAAATGAGGAAATGCTCAAAATTGCTGCTATTGAGGAAAGATTTTTCCAATAA
- a CDS encoding HEPN domain-containing protein, producing the protein MSETITHAELKEKQRKIRDCFPETMGLRVHRAISWIGRSEIATVDHDSRFIFLWISFNAAYAGESEFQSINIGERASFTDFFGKIVSLDTEQRIDKAIWQSFSGPIRLLMQNRYVFSPFWQHHNGIDGFDDWEHRFTTSAKNFAQALQAQDTVRTLSFVFDRLYVLRNQLVHGGATWNSSVNRDQVRDGAAILAFLMPVFVEIMMDHPNEDWGQPFYPVVT; encoded by the coding sequence ATGTCTGAAACAATAACCCACGCCGAATTAAAAGAGAAACAGCGGAAAATTAGGGACTGTTTTCCCGAGACAATGGGCTTACGCGTGCATCGTGCAATTAGCTGGATTGGGCGATCAGAAATCGCCACCGTTGACCACGACTCTCGTTTTATTTTTCTCTGGATTTCATTTAATGCCGCATATGCGGGCGAGAGCGAATTTCAGAGCATTAACATAGGGGAGCGTGCGTCCTTCACGGATTTCTTTGGAAAGATTGTGTCTTTGGACACGGAGCAACGGATCGATAAAGCTATTTGGCAAAGCTTCTCTGGTCCGATCCGATTGCTTATGCAAAACCGTTATGTTTTCAGCCCGTTCTGGCAACACCATAATGGCATCGACGGATTTGATGATTGGGAGCACCGTTTTACCACCTCGGCCAAGAATTTTGCCCAAGCACTTCAGGCACAGGATACGGTTCGAACTCTGAGTTTCGTATTTGATCGGTTATATGTACTGCGCAATCAATTGGTACATGGAGGCGCCACCTGGAACAGTAGCGTCAACCGAGATCAGGTGCGCGACGGCGCAGCGATCCTAGCTTTTCTAATGCCGGTGTTTGTGGAGATCATGATGGACCATCCGAACGAAGATTGGGGGCAACCCTTTTACCCCGTTGTCACTTGA
- a CDS encoding TM0106 family RecB-like putative nuclease codes for MRKLEGQILLSASDLMRFMGCAHATTLDIERMNGRGPSPRADSEDAALLQKQGNAHEEGYLKKLKSSGANVVEIASGNLTANALETRHILSTGPDVVFQGAFYSGNWGGWSDFLERVDRPSSLGDFSFEVTDTKLKRTPHPKHLLQLSLYSDLLSEIQGVEPEFASVELGTGDRATFRMKDFSAYARAARHRLEEFVATQTPTRPMPCSDCGLCRWEDHCKSVWIKEDSLFNVANVSRAQVKKLEAADVNTLQELSELDHPVRGIRVGTVDKFQGQEAPVCLVSMTASSADETPRGMEFLFSLNRINVAVSRAKGLSLVFGAPQLREAKCNTVEQMMLVDTLCALPDFNNLSKL; via the coding sequence ATGAGAAAATTAGAAGGACAGATTTTACTTTCCGCCTCTGATCTCATGCGTTTCATGGGATGTGCCCATGCAACCACACTTGATATTGAAAGAATGAACGGCAGGGGTCCGTCGCCCCGAGCCGACAGCGAAGACGCCGCGTTGCTGCAAAAACAGGGGAACGCTCATGAAGAGGGCTATCTTAAAAAGCTTAAATCATCTGGTGCCAACGTCGTTGAGATCGCTAGCGGCAATCTTACTGCTAACGCGTTAGAAACTCGTCATATCTTGAGCACGGGACCCGACGTTGTCTTTCAGGGTGCTTTTTATTCTGGGAATTGGGGCGGTTGGTCGGATTTCCTAGAACGAGTAGATCGACCGTCGTCACTTGGTGATTTTAGCTTTGAAGTAACCGACACTAAACTTAAACGCACACCGCACCCAAAACATTTGCTCCAACTTAGTCTCTATTCCGATCTTTTGTCAGAAATTCAAGGTGTTGAACCTGAGTTTGCTTCCGTGGAACTGGGCACAGGGGATCGGGCGACCTTTCGTATGAAAGATTTTTCAGCTTATGCACGAGCTGCGCGTCATAGGCTTGAAGAGTTTGTGGCCACTCAAACGCCAACGCGCCCTATGCCGTGTAGTGATTGTGGATTGTGCCGATGGGAGGATCACTGCAAGTCTGTTTGGATCAAAGAAGACAGCTTATTTAATGTCGCGAACGTCAGTCGAGCTCAAGTTAAGAAACTGGAAGCTGCGGATGTGAATACTTTACAAGAGTTATCAGAACTTGATCATCCAGTACGCGGTATTCGCGTTGGGACAGTGGATAAATTTCAGGGACAGGAAGCGCCCGTTTGTCTTGTATCAATGACCGCTTCTTCCGCTGATGAAACACCTCGCGGTATGGAGTTTCTGTTTTCACTCAATCGAATAAATGTTGCGGTTTCCCGAGCAAAGGGTCTTTCGCTTGTATTCGGCGCACCACAGCTGCGAGAAGCTAAATGCAATACGGTTGAACAAATGATGTTGGTCGACACTCTGTGTGCGCTTCCAGATTTTAATAATTTGAGTAAACTATGA